AAGTTTCCCTTATTCCAGAGCAAAGTTAaggttaaaaaataataataaagtaaaaaaaaaataaaaacaggaaCAGGCGAGCACAAAAGAGAAACTGCAGCCTGCACCCGGCTGAGGAAGCGCCTCCTGCGAGATCCCTTCAATCACAGAAGTCTCTGGGGCAAGTCCCCGCCAAGGGGGCAGAGAATCCAAGGGGAGCCCGCAACAGGCGGGGGACGAGGCtgcttctccccctcctccaggCACGCACGCAGCTTCCCGGGATGCTCacagctccacagcagcaggtttcctctccctccctcctctgctCGGGCCCCACCGCCTcagcattcccattttcccagccAGGGAAGCCGTCCTGGGCTCCAGCGTAGCGGTCCCTCCTCCtcgccctgctgctgcagcgcCGGCGGGTCGGTGCCAGGTTCCGGAGCGCGGCTTTCTTTCCGGTGAACCAGAAGAAACAACAGAAGAggggaagcaaaaaaaaacaaaagggggaaaaaaagaaataaaaaaataacagaagaaaGACAAAAGCCTGCAGCCACACCAACAATGCAAAAAtggatggaaaaataaaatttagggGAATCCTCTCGACGGCGTGTCTCAGCGCCGTGGGGTCGGTCCGTCCGTGGGCACAGGGCGAGGAAGCGAGGAAGGCACCGGGCGAGTTGCCCCCGCGGGCGGCGGACGAGTAACCTCACCGGCGGAACGGCCGCAGCAGCatctttcttcctctcctcctctcgCTGCCTCCCGCCGCTGCCAACGCCGGTTCAGCCCCTCCCTCTCCGCCTCTCGCTGCCTCACGGACGGGGCGGCAGCCCTGACCGCCTCTGGACGGACCCGAGGTTGCGGCGtgagaggggagggaaggaggcgGCTTAAGGGGAGGGGAGAGCGTGAGGTCCGGCGGCAGCAAGGGAACCTGCGAGAGGCACCAACATGTCCGCCTTCCTGTTTGAACAGTGGGACGGGGCGCATGCGCGGGGGGAACGGCTCCGGTGCCGGCGGGGACGGGACGGCGGCAGGAGGTGCGCGCGCGCGCTTGGGAAGGAATCACAGTCACGGAATCGGTGAGGTTGGAACAGACCCCCGAGACCATCCAAGCCAACGTGTGACCGAACACCACCGTGACAACCAGACCAGGCCACTAAGTGCCACacccagtctttccttaaacacctccagggcagacaccaccacctccctgggcagtctaTTGCAGTGTCTAATCACCCCTTCTGTGAAGAAACTCTTCCTAACGCCCAATTTAAACCTCCCCTGGCGTAGCTTGAGGCTGTGTTCTCTGGTCCTGTTGCttgttgcctgggagaagaggccgaCCCCCGGCTGGCTCCAGCCTCATTTCAGTGGTCGTAGAGAGAGGTAAGGTcactcctgagcctccttttctccaggataaacacccccagccccctcagccgCTCCTCATGGGATATGCGCTCCAGACTcttcaccagcctcgttgcccAGGTGAAGGAAAAGCGGGAGCGGGCGGGAGGCAGCGCGATCAGCTCGGCCCGGCCCCGGTGGGATAGCCCGGGATCCCCCTTCCGGGAGCCGCTGTCTTTGtgcgcccgcccccgcccggcgGTTCCGGCGGGAATTGCGCGGAGCCCAGGGGCCGCATCCCGCCGGAAAAAGCGCCCCTTGTCGCGGGCTCCCCGTGCCATGCATGGGGGGATGTTGCCGCCGCGTTCCCCCCCCGGCTCCCCGGAGACGCCTCAGCGCTGGTGGCTCCCGCTGCCTCGGCACGGGCACTGGCACGGGCGCTGGCACTGGCCCGGGGGgacaagtggcagtgagggtcACCCCAAGAGCTGTTGGGGGCTCCATCCTTGCGGATCTTCAAAAGCCAGGCAGGTCCTGGCAGCCGCTGTCGGTGGTCCTTAGGTGACCCCTCGCTGCAGATATTCCAGAACCACATGGGCACAatcttttgccatgttttttGGGATgatcctgcttgagcagggagattGGACCAGATTACCACTGTAGTACCTTTCCAGCTTgactcattctgtgattctgcggTTCTGTCATACCTGATCAGGGGGACTGGAGAAGCTGGCCTCCAGAGATCCATTTCAGTGGCAGCCACTCTGCCATCGTGCATGTCCAGGGAAGGAGAGGCCAGCTTCCACAGTGCCAGAAGTTCAAAGCATTCTGCTTTATGTCCAGACAACAGCAAGGTAGCACACcaacagaaagaagaaataccAGCACTAAACATGTAACctgtgcagcctgtgctggtgtttCCAATTCAAACCTTACCCTCAGACTGCAGCAGGAACATTTTCTTCAAATAAAGAAACAATCACAGAATCCcttaggttggaaaggacctctgaGAGCAACCTCCGACCAAACACCACCGTGTCAATTAGAACATGCCACTAAGTGCTACATCCTGTCTTTTCTAGAACACCTTCAGGAATAGTGATTCCACCATCTCCCTGGGCAGTCCATTCCAATGTTTAACAACCTTTTCTATGAAGAAATTTCTCCTAATGCCCAACCTGACCTTCCTGTGGGTCAGTTTGAGACTAGAGCAAAGTAATGATTTCAAATATTACTGGACAGAGGCCACTGTACTGTTTCAGTTCTTCGACTTCCACTGCAGTTCCATAAATGGCAATGGCATTTTTACAGAGATCACTATAAATTGCTTAGAGATTGTCAAGTCATTGATCTCTGGTCACTAAACAGTTGCCAGGTAAGAAACCTGAATCATTAGCACTATAAGTTATTTTCCATGTCTTAGTTAGGAAACAAATTAATAGCCAAGTGTTAGAGCGTTTGAGCTATTCAGTATTGGATGTCAGTACTTGCTGTCTTGCtttattcagaaaaaataagaaatggcATTCtacattttgctttttcttatcCACAGCTGTCTGcatctttgtttttgttttctgctgagAAGTATGTTCAGTTAAAGCAAAAATACAGGCTACAGCAACATTTCCTGCTCTGTTGTTTTGTGCTGGCTACTACCACAGCCCTTTGATTCAGAGGGTTTGGTTGCTCTTGGAAATGCAGATGTTCCATTTCAGCAACCACAGTCCGAAGAGAACATTTCTGCAAGCTACAGGGTGTAGGCTTGGGATCATTTCATATATGAAGCAGTAAGTAATTTctaaaatacacagaaaatgtTTCTTGCAATCTTCATCTCAAGCAAGATGGAAATCATCACTAGAGGTACAGAGCCTAATTCACAGTGCTCTTGATATAGGTATTAGGGATGATGCCAGGCCTGAGCAGGGTGATTTGAGGCACCTAGctgaaaataatgcaaaattcATGAGCCTGTAATAGTGTATGGAAGAGGAAGCCTGATTCTGCAGCTTAGTGGGCAGGATCACCACTGTGATCAACAGATGCCACTTATGTGTTTTATCCAATGTCTGTGGAAAAACTTACAGGTACTCTTGGAAATGCAAAACGCCTTGCATCCTCTCCAGATGTCCCTGAAACAAAGCTACATGGCTCTTGCTCTGTTGCTCTGTCTTGctctttgccctttttttttttttttttgcagtggcCCAGATTCAACACAGAAAGTAGAGAGAAGCACCATCCCATTGCTTGGCAACTTGGAGAATTCACAGAGATGAGAGCTGGGCATCAGACGGGCCCAGCCTCACATGTTTATTTGCCAGTGAAGGAGCAGTACACCTGAAACTTCTGTCTCTGAAGCAATACACCTGAGAACTTCTACCAGTGTTTGTGGTGAGCAAAACTGCTGTGTTTGTGTTCATCTGCGTGCAAACTCTCTGTGTTTCAAACATGTCTGTCAGACTGGGCTTTTCTCACAACTGTGGTGGACTAAAAGTGCTTGTCTGTCTGTCTCAAATAGAATAGAATTTGTGTGGGAGGTACTCATGCAGCTGTCTAGGAAACTCTGAGCACTGCTTTGAAACTGTAAAAGGCAGGCTTTGGCTACCAGCATCAAAAAGCATAATAGattctaatttttaaaagcaggtATGGGTTAAGTGTCCAGTGTGATAAAGTACTCACGTTGTAACATGAGAGTGTAATGTAATAGTTTTTAATCCAGAGAACACTCATTCACATGCTGGGATCTTAAAGCCCATTTTCACTTACTCCAGTCAGACTATTTGCGTCGATATGATTAGGAACTTACATATTTCTGGCATTGGCCCCTTAGAAATCATAGGAATCCCCATCCTACACAACCAGCTACTGCATTGAACTTTTGAACATTGAATTGTTTTATCTTCTTGATAAATAAACTAAAAATGGGTCATTTCTTCTTGTTGCTTTTGTTATGTCACATTTTGGATTGAACTAGGTTTTGTTGAGTGAGATAGGAATTATTCGACGTATACATGACCTGAAAACACTGAGCTGATAAAACATGGAAACCTAAAGGatcattttttctctcttcaaaacCATGTCATCTCTAATTCTTGAAAGTGTTTCTAAGTAAGTTGATGTCCATAC
This genomic window from Zonotrichia albicollis isolate bZonAlb1 chromosome 1, bZonAlb1.hap1, whole genome shotgun sequence contains:
- the LOC113459733 gene encoding uncharacterized protein LOC113459733, which codes for MFPKLKSFPYSRAKLRLKNNNKGNPLDGVSQRRGVGPSVGTGRGSEEGTGRVAPAGGGRVTSPAERPQQHLSSSPPLAASRRCQRRFSPSLSASRCLTDGAAALTASGRTRGCGVRGEGRRRLKGRGEREVRRQQGNLREAPTCPPSCLNSGTGRMRGGNGSGAGGDGTAAGGARARLGRNHSHGIGEVGTDPRDHPSQRVTEHHRDNQTRPLSATPSLSLNTSRADTTTSLGSLLQCLITPSVKKLFLTPNLNLPWRSLRLCSLVLLLVAWEKRPTPGWLQPHFSGRRESGPDSTQKVERSTIPLLGNLENSQR